The following proteins are encoded in a genomic region of Carnobacterium alterfunditum DSM 5972:
- a CDS encoding replication initiation protein translates to MAGRRNKKEFLISNEDSIKKSNELSTSKLNQGLTLNQMQLLSYAIYSTQKDGSTTFIKADFEKKFGIEKYQTKHAKVDAQRILSIQAGLEDLEKDSFEYWNVFRKMKYDNGTFTFLWDPEITPHILDLKDRYVLTDLTVTAKFKSGFSWTLYDYLRGSYGCWYKSFTKDTIMEIFGVEEKKSYRENTGLLKKYVLDVAIAEINKFTELEVKYEEIKKGRSITGFKLIWSTGKGISKASQKQIDILFSMADVVLNDILMYAEINDKTNRERALAIIRDFQSMRARYLDQEVGLTADHCSKLTKKANDDLEALNFLLETEGKEPLNPKVPLFNWLKN, encoded by the coding sequence ATGGCCGGAAGACGAAATAAAAAGGAATTTCTTATTAGCAATGAAGATAGTATTAAAAAAAGCAATGAGCTATCAACCTCAAAACTTAATCAAGGTTTGACCTTGAACCAAATGCAGTTGCTGTCCTATGCGATTTATTCTACACAAAAAGATGGGTCGACAACTTTTATTAAGGCTGATTTCGAGAAGAAATTTGGCATTGAGAAATATCAAACTAAGCATGCAAAGGTTGACGCTCAAAGAATACTAAGCATTCAAGCAGGATTGGAAGATTTAGAGAAGGACTCATTCGAATACTGGAATGTTTTTAGGAAAATGAAATATGACAATGGCACCTTTACGTTTCTATGGGATCCAGAAATCACACCGCATATATTGGACTTGAAAGATAGGTATGTCCTGACTGACTTGACTGTCACTGCGAAATTCAAAAGTGGGTTTAGTTGGACTTTGTATGATTACTTGAGGGGGTCATACGGTTGTTGGTATAAGTCTTTTACAAAAGATACTATCATGGAAATTTTTGGTGTCGAGGAAAAGAAAAGTTATCGTGAAAATACTGGACTTCTGAAAAAATATGTTCTCGATGTCGCGATTGCTGAAATCAATAAATTTACCGAGTTAGAAGTGAAGTATGAAGAGATAAAAAAAGGTCGTTCAATTACTGGATTCAAATTGATTTGGAGTACTGGTAAAGGAATTTCAAAAGCTTCTCAGAAGCAAATTGATATATTATTTAGTATGGCAGATGTAGTTTTGAACGATATATTAATGTATGCAGAAATTAATGATAAAACGAATAGAGAAAGAGCTTTAGCTATCATCCGAGATTTTCAGTCAATGAGAGCTCGTTACTTAGACCAAGAAGTAGGCTTAACAGCTGATCATTGTAGCAAACTTACTAAAAAAGCAAATGACGACTTAGAAGCTTTAAATTTTCTACTCGAAACGGAAGGGAAAGAACCTCTTAATCCTAAAGTTCCGTTGTTTAATTGGCTTAAAAATTAA